One window of Sulfuricaulis sp. genomic DNA carries:
- a CDS encoding inositol monophosphatase family protein — translation MHPMLNMAVKAARNAGNIIMRHADRLERLTVETKGLKDYVSEVDRMAENEIIRVLRAAYPHHGFLGEETGAQSGDDFVWIIDPLDGTTNFLHGLPHFAVSIALKHKDRLDQAVVFDPSRNELFTASRGNGAQLNDRRIRVSRVTELEYALLGAGFPFRSHQHMDAWVGTLKEFMLSTSGIRRPGSAALDLAYVACGRYEGFWEIGLNSWDMAAGALIVLEAGGLVTDLAGNQGYLESGNILAGNPKIHAEMLRLIQPHLTEELRR, via the coding sequence ATGCATCCCATGCTGAACATGGCGGTCAAGGCCGCGCGTAACGCCGGCAATATCATCATGCGCCATGCCGACCGGCTGGAACGCCTGACAGTCGAGACCAAGGGGCTCAAGGATTACGTCAGCGAAGTAGACCGGATGGCGGAAAATGAAATAATCCGGGTCCTGCGCGCCGCCTATCCGCACCACGGTTTTCTCGGTGAAGAGACCGGCGCTCAGTCTGGCGATGATTTTGTATGGATCATCGATCCGCTCGATGGCACCACCAACTTTCTGCACGGCCTGCCCCACTTCGCTGTTTCGATCGCGCTCAAACATAAAGATCGGCTGGACCAGGCAGTAGTGTTCGATCCCTCGCGCAATGAACTCTTTACCGCCTCACGTGGCAACGGTGCCCAACTGAACGACCGTCGTATACGCGTGAGCCGCGTCACTGAACTTGAATACGCCCTGCTAGGTGCAGGCTTTCCTTTTCGCTCACATCAACATATGGATGCGTGGGTAGGGACACTGAAGGAATTCATGCTGAGCACCAGCGGCATCCGCCGCCCCGGCTCGGCCGCACTCGATCTGGCCTATGTCGCCTGCGGGCGCTACGAAGGTTTCTGGGAGATTGGTCTGAATTCCTGGGACATGGCCGCCGGTGCCTTAATTGTTCTGGAAGCTGGCGGACTGGTCACCGATCTTGCCGGTAATCAGGGTTATCTGGAAAGCGGCAACATCCTCGCGGGTAACCCGAAAATCCACGCTGAAATGCTGCGCCTTATACAGCCGCATCTAACGGAAGAGCTGCGGCGTTAG
- a CDS encoding RNA methyltransferase: MVPANIRIVLVRPTHPGNVGATARAMKNMALRSLYLIEPEKFPSPEATDRAAGADDVLQGAVICASLDEALKDCHLVIGTSARSRRIEWPTLDPAAGARRLVEGARNGPVALLFGQERTGLLNSELDRCHFVVTIPADEAYSSLNLASAVQILAYEIYREALAGAAVSPTEVREGRLASSDDMQRFYQHLEEVLQEIEFLNPDKPRYLMRRLMRLFNRASLDDNEMNILRGILNAIQQGRHKN, encoded by the coding sequence ATGGTCCCAGCGAACATCCGTATCGTGCTCGTGCGCCCCACCCACCCGGGCAATGTGGGCGCGACGGCGCGCGCCATGAAGAACATGGCGTTGCGCAGTTTGTACCTGATTGAGCCTGAAAAATTTCCCAGCCCCGAGGCCACGGATCGCGCCGCTGGCGCCGATGACGTGCTGCAGGGCGCGGTGATCTGCGCCTCGCTCGATGAGGCGCTCAAGGATTGCCACCTCGTTATCGGCACCAGCGCGCGCTCACGTCGTATCGAATGGCCCACTCTTGACCCGGCGGCTGGCGCCAGACGTCTGGTGGAGGGTGCACGGAACGGACCGGTGGCGCTGTTGTTTGGTCAGGAGCGCACCGGCTTGCTTAATTCTGAACTGGACCGGTGCCATTTCGTAGTAACCATCCCCGCCGATGAGGCGTATTCGTCCCTGAATTTGGCCAGCGCGGTGCAGATTCTGGCCTACGAGATATATCGGGAGGCTCTGGCCGGTGCCGCCGTCAGCCCGACTGAGGTGCGCGAGGGCAGGTTGGCGAGCAGTGATGACATGCAGCGCTTTTATCAGCACCTGGAAGAGGTGCTGCAGGAGATTGAATTCCTCAATCCGGATAAACCGCGGTACCTGATGCGCCGCTTGATGCGACTGTTTAACCGCGCCAGTCTGGACGATAACGAGATGAACATATTGCGTGGCATACTTAACGCCATTCAGCAGGGACGCCATAAAAATTGA